One window of the Pseudofrankia sp. DC12 genome contains the following:
- a CDS encoding polysaccharide deacetylase family protein has translation MTETPQVHPAQRNQGLTAPRDGAGTPRRRPFYDWLTRRGPRNPAAGRHVISTVIRSRRAAALGALLCLLVVAVAACGNGNGRPRAAVTSASRTTSGTPAPSTPTSQLPSGTGTSPATAAPAGTTAKSPGTRPSTGLPPTPGPGLPASLLGRDWERMPTDRKVVALTFDAGANADGVAPILATLAREQVPATFFLTGQFAESYPAQVRDIAAGGYRLGNHSMTHPYFTKLTDAEIRGQVLGAEHDIRSASGGDPRPLFRFPFGDRDQRTIAAVNALGYVPVRWTVDTLGWQGTSGGRSVASVTDRVVSALTPGEIVLMHLGSHPQDHSLLDADALPGIITALRDRGYGVVTLSALLA, from the coding sequence GTGACCGAGACGCCCCAGGTTCATCCGGCCCAGCGAAACCAGGGCCTGACGGCCCCTCGCGACGGCGCCGGGACGCCGCGAAGGCGTCCGTTCTACGACTGGCTGACTCGCCGGGGCCCGCGCAACCCGGCGGCGGGCAGGCACGTCATCTCCACCGTCATTCGCAGCCGCCGCGCGGCCGCCCTCGGCGCGCTCCTCTGCCTGCTGGTGGTCGCGGTCGCTGCCTGCGGAAACGGGAACGGCCGTCCCCGTGCCGCCGTTACGTCCGCCAGCCGGACCACCAGTGGGACTCCGGCCCCGAGTACGCCGACCAGCCAGCTGCCGTCAGGCACCGGCACATCTCCCGCCACCGCTGCGCCGGCCGGCACGACGGCGAAATCGCCGGGCACGCGGCCGTCGACCGGCCTGCCGCCGACACCTGGGCCCGGCCTGCCGGCGTCGCTGCTCGGCCGAGACTGGGAGCGGATGCCCACGGACCGCAAGGTCGTCGCACTGACCTTCGACGCCGGCGCGAACGCCGACGGCGTCGCGCCGATCCTCGCGACGCTGGCGCGCGAGCAGGTGCCGGCGACGTTCTTCCTTACCGGCCAGTTCGCGGAGAGCTACCCGGCGCAGGTGCGGGACATCGCCGCTGGCGGCTACCGGCTGGGCAACCACTCGATGACTCACCCATACTTCACGAAACTGACCGATGCAGAGATCCGCGGCCAGGTGCTTGGCGCCGAGCACGACATCCGGTCGGCTTCCGGCGGCGACCCGCGACCGCTGTTCCGGTTCCCGTTCGGCGATCGCGACCAGCGCACCATCGCCGCGGTGAACGCGCTCGGCTACGTTCCGGTCCGCTGGACTGTCGACACCCTCGGCTGGCAGGGCACCTCCGGCGGGCGCAGCGTGGCTTCGGTCACCGACAGGGTGGTGAGCGCGCTCACGCCGGGGGAGATCGTCCTGATGCACCTGGGTTCGCACCCGCAGGATCACTCGCTGCTCGACGCCGACGCGCTTCCCGGGATCATCACGGCGCTGCGCGACCGCGGCTACGGCGTCGTCACGCTCTCCGCCCTGTTGGCGTAG
- a CDS encoding AAA family ATPase, whose amino-acid sequence MARRFQTAGPCRTGTDYMVPAVSRLPEVPDLVEQEGYFVVHAPHQTGKTTTLTALADELTAKGRYAALLFSCEAGRAALDDYGAATRDLLARLRAVAETALPQALRPPPWPEASEGTLLAAGLAAWARACPRPLVLFFDEIDALSGQSLISVLSQLRDGYRDRPTSFPASIALCGLRDVRDYKAASGGDPSRLGTSSPFNIKLESLRLGDFTVDEVAHLYGQHAADTGQEITSAAVARAFELTAGQPWLVNALAREIVVKLEVPASRPITVDHVEQAKERLVLARATHLDSLAARLAEPRVRRIVQPLLAGDLVQLDPYDDDLAYTRDLGLIATSNPVRIANPTYREVIVRVLTTQVEANIVTDPRGFVLPDGRLDVELLLREFAEFWIEHGDVLTTTEHYHEVAPQLVLMGFLQRVVNGGGYVDREYDVGRGRIDLLIRRPYTDDNGKRHWQREALELKVWHPDKANPLRQGLTQLDHYLDRLGLATGTLISFDRRPDAPDLSERTQFDTATTPTGRTVTVLRA is encoded by the coding sequence ATGGCTCGCCGGTTCCAGACCGCTGGCCCGTGCCGCACCGGGACCGACTACATGGTTCCGGCGGTGTCTCGGCTGCCGGAGGTCCCCGACCTGGTGGAGCAGGAAGGCTACTTCGTCGTCCACGCGCCCCACCAGACCGGCAAGACCACGACACTGACCGCGCTCGCCGACGAACTGACTGCCAAGGGCCGCTATGCCGCGTTGCTGTTCTCCTGCGAGGCGGGGCGGGCCGCCCTCGACGACTATGGCGCAGCGACCCGCGACCTCCTCGCTCGCCTGCGCGCGGTCGCGGAAACGGCTCTGCCGCAGGCCCTGCGGCCGCCGCCGTGGCCAGAGGCGTCCGAGGGCACACTTCTCGCCGCAGGCCTGGCGGCGTGGGCACGGGCCTGCCCCCGGCCGCTGGTGCTGTTCTTCGACGAGATCGACGCGCTGAGCGGGCAGAGCCTGATCAGTGTCCTCAGCCAGCTCCGGGACGGCTACCGCGACCGCCCGACCAGCTTCCCCGCTTCCATCGCCCTGTGCGGCCTCCGCGACGTCCGTGACTATAAGGCGGCCTCGGGGGGCGACCCGTCGCGACTGGGAACGTCCAGCCCGTTCAACATCAAGCTGGAGTCCCTGCGGCTGGGAGACTTCACCGTGGACGAGGTCGCCCACCTGTACGGGCAGCACGCCGCCGACACCGGGCAGGAGATCACCTCGGCGGCCGTGGCCCGAGCGTTCGAGCTGACCGCGGGACAGCCTTGGCTGGTCAACGCCCTGGCTCGCGAGATCGTCGTGAAACTGGAGGTCCCGGCCTCGCGACCGATCACCGTTGATCATGTGGAACAGGCAAAGGAACGGCTGGTCCTTGCCCGGGCAACGCACCTTGACTCGTTGGCGGCTCGGCTGGCCGAACCACGGGTCCGCCGCATCGTGCAGCCCCTGCTGGCCGGTGACCTGGTCCAGCTCGACCCCTACGACGACGATCTCGCCTATACCCGCGACCTCGGCCTGATCGCCACGAGCAACCCGGTCCGGATCGCCAACCCCACCTACCGAGAAGTCATCGTCCGCGTTCTGACCACACAGGTAGAAGCCAACATCGTCACCGACCCCCGCGGCTTCGTCCTGCCGGACGGTCGTCTCGACGTCGAACTGCTCCTACGGGAGTTCGCCGAGTTCTGGATTGAGCACGGCGATGTGCTGACCACAACCGAGCACTACCACGAGGTTGCCCCACAGCTCGTCCTCATGGGATTCCTCCAGCGCGTCGTGAACGGTGGCGGCTACGTGGACCGGGAATACGATGTCGGCCGCGGAAGGATCGACCTGCTGATCCGCCGGCCCTACACCGACGACAACGGCAAACGCCACTGGCAGCGCGAAGCCCTCGAACTCAAGGTCTGGCACCCCGACAAAGCCAACCCGCTACGCCAGGGCCTCACCCAGCTCGACCACTACCTCGACCGCCTCGGCCTCGCCACCGGCACCCTCATCAGCTTCGACCGCCGCCCGGATGCCCCTGACCTGAGCGAACGCACCCAGTTCGACACCGCCACCACCCCAACCGGCCGCACGGTCACCGTCCTACGAGCCTGA
- a CDS encoding TIGR02679 family protein, with protein MGADASGPPSRDSDRLRRLLGGEHTGWLVSRARRRLEQGRPLTGVVTLGNASPDQRRAAELLLGRRAGAGASLSVSLDDVDALLRASGAAPGGLAEAIHLLTGPVQNLAAQAAAEGSAWSAARAPLDELVAARPILTSWLSWLDGTGTLRRLTGTPETAAALVRGLVAVLEALPSPGIALGRLAAACAGDAHALDDGRPLTTLALPAARVLGGSSPTGDGSAAGRRAAWATVGVHRDDLSSTVLCLGLPGGSATSTGRVLAAAAETGEPCVLTLRQLSHSQHQPDLGVGTRTVFLCENPIVLASAADELGATAPPLVCVSGQPSAAVLSLLDALARDGARFVYHGDFDWGGLRIAGGLLERITWQPWRFDAEAYRAALAVGGGALTGRPVDAAWDPELRPALEQHAIRIDEELVLPDLLADLAADPSDLGPTGRTLWARPEKWARRRTPQALVKPARDQPTGGRRGMA; from the coding sequence ATGGGCGCCGACGCCTCGGGTCCGCCTAGCCGCGACAGCGATCGGCTGCGGCGGCTGCTGGGCGGCGAGCACACCGGCTGGCTGGTCAGCCGGGCGCGGCGCCGCCTCGAGCAGGGCCGGCCGCTCACCGGCGTCGTCACCCTTGGCAACGCCAGCCCGGACCAGCGGCGGGCGGCCGAACTGCTGCTCGGCCGCCGAGCGGGTGCCGGCGCGTCGCTGTCGGTGTCCCTGGACGACGTCGACGCCCTGCTGCGCGCCAGCGGCGCAGCGCCCGGGGGGCTCGCCGAGGCCATCCACCTGTTGACCGGCCCCGTCCAGAATCTGGCCGCGCAGGCCGCCGCCGAGGGGTCGGCCTGGTCGGCGGCGCGGGCACCGCTGGACGAGCTCGTCGCCGCGCGTCCGATCCTCACATCCTGGCTGAGCTGGCTGGACGGCACTGGCACGCTGCGCCGGCTGACGGGAACCCCGGAGACGGCCGCGGCCTTGGTCCGCGGACTCGTGGCGGTGCTCGAGGCCTTGCCTTCGCCCGGAATCGCACTCGGCCGGCTGGCCGCGGCCTGCGCCGGCGACGCCCACGCCCTGGACGACGGCCGACCGCTGACGACGCTCGCGCTGCCCGCGGCCCGGGTGCTGGGCGGCTCCAGCCCGACCGGCGACGGCTCCGCCGCGGGCCGCCGAGCCGCCTGGGCCACCGTCGGGGTCCACCGCGACGACCTCTCGTCGACCGTGCTGTGCCTGGGCCTGCCCGGCGGCTCGGCGACCTCGACCGGGCGCGTGCTCGCCGCCGCGGCCGAGACCGGGGAGCCCTGCGTGCTCACGCTGCGCCAGCTCAGCCACAGCCAGCACCAGCCGGACCTCGGCGTCGGCACGCGCACCGTCTTCCTCTGCGAGAACCCCATCGTGCTGGCCAGCGCGGCCGACGAGCTGGGCGCCACCGCCCCGCCCCTCGTTTGCGTGTCGGGCCAGCCGTCGGCCGCGGTGCTGAGCCTGCTCGACGCACTCGCCCGCGACGGCGCCCGGTTCGTCTACCACGGCGACTTCGACTGGGGTGGCCTGCGGATCGCCGGTGGCCTGCTGGAACGGATCACCTGGCAGCCCTGGCGTTTCGATGCCGAGGCCTACCGGGCCGCGCTCGCCGTCGGCGGCGGTGCGCTCACCGGCCGGCCCGTCGACGCGGCCTGGGATCCAGAACTGCGACCCGCCCTCGAGCAGCACGCCATACGCATCGACGAGGAGCTGGTACTCCCGGACCTTCTCGCCGACCTCGCCGCTGATCCTTCCGACCTCGGGCCGACCGGCAGAACGCTGTGGGCGAGGCCAGAGAAGTGGGCGAGGCGACGCACTCCGCAGGCACTCGTCAAGCCGGCGCGTGACCAGCCGACAGGGGGGCGCCGGGGGATGGCATAG
- a CDS encoding TIGR02680 family protein produces the protein MSNTAQALTSPAAGGVPANGVGPTLPPVPRRDRWQPLRAGLVDLFYYDVEEFHFYDGRLLLRGNNGTGKSKVLALTLPFLLDGELAPHRVEPDGDRNKRMEWNLLLGGRHPHPERLGYTWLEFGRVGADGAPEYRTIGAGLKAVAGRGIARHWFFVTSRRVGADFTLVGPTRVALTRDKLKEVVEGHGQVYDTASDYRRAVDEALFGLGPQRYETLVNLLIQLRQPQLSKKPDEKLLSRALTEALAPLDPALVTTVAEAFRGLDEEREVLRALTEAQAATQAFLTHYGRYAQIAAKRFAAPPRQAHSRYEQHGRELAEAETARERAQEALDSAVTRLEALAREAEQLAARREALSDSPEMRDAKALGFAEQEAGRLARFAAQRARDSQQAAQAVESWRAQVADAQSAVHGDEVSFAAVADDAARSAGAALAGDRHARVLRELEREAPPYPDARRAADAILTDQQRAVSSLEGLLGTAAAVAAAAVAARVALDRIIGEQQAVAARIAAADDQVTQRGDQLLEAAAAYLRRCLHLRLPDQDVTLAALADWVDAPDGRSPLVTAVDEAARDATAALGRRQAEAETETETTRTELAALTEEIDRLVAGGHDAPPTPYTRAAPARTGRPGAPLWKAVDFADGVPAEHRAGIEAALEAAGILDAWVSPGGQLRDAVTDDVLVAADRPAAGRTLATVLVPAVDRADQSAAALDDAVLARVLAAIGLDDDDGATWVGVDGRFRNGVLAGSWHKPAATYLGEGAREAARRERLVRLRAEADGLRERLATLAAAVAGLADQQRALAAEHGQLPADTALRDAHAALAHEHAARRRVDLEHEQAVTVLGQRRAEAEQAHALAVEFAGDVGLPIDEAALALVRAALGDYRAALAGLWPAAQALARSHQTQDRATAELDDAASRHTAALEDQAEAAAQAEAAAERHRVLVENSGAAVDELHRRLAAVDAGLATCGREEKAARAAERAALGERGQAQGRREALAASIAQAAADREAAVDRLRAFAATGLLAVAVPELEIPDPAVSWVPSPAITLARAVNAALDGVDEADRRWELVQQRVSAEHKILTDALSRHGHTVGMVVTDGVIVVDVLFQGRRQDVPALVAALAAETEQRALLLSAKEREILENHLVNEVAGALQELISAAEEQVRQINAALETRPTSTGMRLRLQWRTARTAPDGLGPVRDRLLRQTTDAWSAADRAAVGAFLQEEISREHSADTTGGWAEQLTRALDYRHWHEFAVQRFQDGVWRPATGPASGGERVLAASVPLFAAASSFYDSAGGQRAPRLIALDEAFAGVDDDSRAKCLGLLAAFDLDVVMTSEREWGCYPEVPGLAIAQLSRRDGVDAVLVTPWRWDGQARSRLERPVPHLPQAPRTAQDAPPDAAALLPFD, from the coding sequence GTGAGCAACACGGCGCAGGCACTGACCAGCCCCGCCGCGGGCGGGGTGCCAGCCAATGGCGTGGGCCCGACGCTGCCACCGGTCCCGCGCCGGGACCGGTGGCAGCCGCTCCGTGCCGGGCTGGTGGACCTCTTTTACTACGACGTGGAGGAGTTTCACTTCTACGACGGGCGGCTGCTGCTGCGCGGCAACAACGGCACCGGCAAGTCGAAGGTGCTCGCGCTGACGCTGCCGTTCCTGCTCGACGGGGAGCTTGCCCCGCACCGGGTCGAGCCCGACGGCGACCGCAACAAGCGGATGGAGTGGAACCTGCTGCTCGGCGGCCGGCACCCGCACCCGGAACGGCTCGGTTACACCTGGCTCGAGTTCGGCCGGGTCGGCGCGGATGGTGCGCCCGAGTACCGCACGATCGGGGCCGGGCTGAAGGCGGTCGCCGGCCGTGGGATCGCCCGTCACTGGTTCTTCGTCACGAGCCGGCGGGTCGGCGCCGACTTCACCCTCGTCGGCCCGACCCGGGTGGCACTGACCAGGGACAAGCTCAAGGAGGTCGTCGAGGGCCACGGGCAGGTGTACGACACTGCGTCCGACTATCGGCGAGCCGTCGACGAGGCGCTGTTCGGCCTCGGGCCGCAGCGCTACGAGACGCTGGTGAACCTGCTCATCCAGCTCCGCCAGCCGCAGCTGTCCAAGAAGCCGGACGAGAAGCTGCTGTCCCGGGCGCTGACCGAGGCGCTCGCGCCACTGGACCCGGCCCTGGTGACCACGGTCGCCGAGGCGTTCCGCGGGCTGGACGAGGAGCGGGAGGTGCTGCGCGCGCTCACCGAGGCCCAGGCCGCGACGCAGGCATTCCTCACCCACTACGGCCGCTACGCCCAGATCGCGGCGAAGCGCTTCGCCGCACCGCCGCGCCAGGCGCACAGCCGCTACGAGCAGCACGGCCGCGAGCTGGCCGAGGCGGAGACCGCCCGCGAGCGCGCGCAGGAGGCGCTGGACTCCGCGGTCACGCGGCTGGAGGCGCTCGCGCGGGAAGCCGAACAGCTCGCGGCCCGGCGTGAGGCCCTGAGCGACAGCCCGGAGATGCGCGACGCCAAGGCGCTGGGCTTCGCCGAGCAGGAGGCCGGCCGGCTCGCCCGGTTCGCGGCGCAGCGCGCGCGGGACAGCCAGCAGGCCGCCCAGGCCGTCGAGAGCTGGCGTGCCCAGGTCGCCGACGCCCAGAGCGCGGTCCACGGCGACGAGGTGTCGTTCGCCGCCGTCGCCGATGACGCCGCCCGCTCCGCCGGCGCCGCCCTGGCCGGCGACCGGCACGCCCGCGTGCTGCGCGAGCTGGAACGGGAGGCGCCGCCGTATCCGGACGCGCGCCGCGCGGCCGACGCGATCCTCACCGACCAGCAGCGGGCCGTGTCGAGCCTGGAGGGACTGCTCGGCACGGCGGCGGCGGTCGCGGCGGCGGCAGTCGCCGCCAGGGTCGCGCTGGACCGGATCATCGGCGAGCAGCAGGCGGTCGCCGCCCGCATCGCGGCGGCCGACGACCAGGTCACCCAGCGCGGCGACCAGCTGCTGGAGGCGGCCGCCGCCTACCTGCGCCGCTGTCTGCACCTGCGGCTGCCGGACCAGGACGTGACGCTGGCCGCCCTCGCCGACTGGGTGGACGCTCCTGACGGCCGCAGCCCGCTGGTGACGGCCGTCGACGAGGCGGCCCGGGACGCGACCGCGGCGCTCGGCCGCCGGCAGGCCGAGGCCGAGACCGAGACCGAGACCACGCGGACCGAGCTCGCGGCGCTGACCGAGGAGATCGACCGGCTGGTCGCCGGCGGCCACGACGCGCCGCCCACGCCGTACACCCGCGCGGCGCCGGCCCGCACGGGTCGCCCTGGCGCGCCGCTGTGGAAGGCGGTGGACTTCGCGGACGGGGTGCCCGCCGAGCACCGGGCCGGCATCGAGGCCGCGCTGGAGGCGGCTGGCATCCTCGACGCCTGGGTCAGCCCCGGCGGCCAGCTGCGCGACGCGGTCACCGACGACGTGCTCGTCGCGGCCGACCGCCCGGCGGCGGGCCGCACTCTCGCGACGGTGCTCGTGCCGGCGGTCGACCGCGCCGACCAGTCGGCCGCGGCGCTCGACGACGCTGTCCTGGCGCGGGTTCTCGCGGCGATCGGCCTGGACGACGACGACGGGGCCACCTGGGTCGGTGTCGACGGCCGCTTCCGCAACGGGGTGCTGGCCGGCTCGTGGCACAAGCCCGCCGCGACCTACCTCGGCGAGGGTGCGCGGGAAGCGGCCCGGCGGGAGCGGCTGGTCCGGCTGCGCGCCGAGGCGGACGGCCTGCGCGAGCGTCTGGCCACCCTTGCCGCGGCGGTGGCCGGCCTCGCCGACCAGCAGCGCGCGCTCGCCGCGGAGCACGGGCAGCTGCCGGCCGACACGGCACTTCGGGACGCCCACGCAGCCCTCGCCCACGAGCACGCCGCACGCCGACGCGTCGATCTCGAACACGAGCAGGCGGTCACCGTCCTTGGCCAGCGCCGAGCCGAAGCGGAGCAGGCACACGCCCTAGCGGTGGAGTTCGCGGGCGACGTCGGGCTACCCATCGACGAGGCAGCGCTCGCGCTCGTGCGCGCGGCCCTCGGTGACTACCGCGCGGCGCTCGCCGGACTGTGGCCGGCGGCGCAGGCGCTCGCCCGGTCCCACCAGACGCAGGACAGGGCCACCGCCGAGCTCGACGACGCGGCCAGCCGGCACACCGCTGCTCTCGAGGACCAGGCCGAAGCCGCGGCGCAGGCCGAGGCCGCCGCCGAACGGCACCGTGTGCTGGTCGAGAACTCCGGCGCCGCCGTCGACGAGCTGCACCGCAGACTCGCCGCCGTCGACGCCGGCCTTGCCACCTGCGGCCGGGAGGAGAAGGCGGCCCGGGCGGCCGAGCGCGCCGCGCTCGGCGAACGGGGCCAGGCGCAGGGCCGCCGGGAGGCCCTGGCCGCCTCCATCGCGCAGGCCGCCGCCGATCGGGAGGCCGCCGTCGACCGGCTGCGGGCGTTCGCCGCGACCGGGCTGCTCGCGGTCGCGGTCCCGGAGCTGGAGATCCCCGACCCGGCGGTGTCCTGGGTCCCCAGCCCGGCGATCACACTCGCCCGGGCCGTCAACGCCGCGCTCGACGGCGTCGACGAGGCCGACCGCCGTTGGGAGCTCGTCCAGCAGCGGGTGTCAGCCGAACACAAGATCCTCACCGACGCGTTGTCCCGCCATGGCCACACGGTCGGGATGGTCGTCACCGACGGTGTGATCGTCGTCGATGTGCTCTTCCAGGGCCGTCGACAGGACGTCCCCGCGCTGGTCGCGGCGCTCGCCGCCGAGACCGAGCAGCGAGCGCTGCTGCTCTCGGCGAAGGAACGCGAGATCCTGGAGAACCATCTGGTCAACGAGGTGGCCGGCGCGTTGCAGGAGCTGATCAGCGCCGCCGAGGAGCAGGTCCGCCAGATCAACGCCGCGCTGGAGACCCGGCCGACCTCGACCGGGATGCGGCTGCGGCTGCAGTGGCGGACCGCCCGCACCGCGCCCGACGGGCTGGGGCCGGTCCGCGACCGGCTGCTGCGCCAGACCACCGACGCGTGGAGCGCCGCCGACCGGGCGGCGGTCGGCGCGTTCCTCCAGGAGGAGATCAGCCGGGAGCACAGCGCCGACACCACCGGCGGCTGGGCCGAGCAGCTGACCCGCGCCCTCGACTACCGGCACTGGCACGAGTTCGCCGTCCAGCGTTTCCAGGACGGGGTGTGGCGCCCGGCGACCGGTCCGGCGTCCGGCGGCGAGCGGGTGCTCGCCGCCTCGGTGCCGCTGTTCGCCGCCGCGTCCTCGTTCTACGACTCGGCCGGCGGACAGCGGGCGCCGCGCCTGATCGCGCTGGACGAGGCCTTCGCGGGCGTCGACGACGACTCCCGCGCCAAATGCCTCGGCCTACTGGCCGCGTTCGACCTGGACGTCGTCATGACGAGCGAACGCGAGTGGGGCTGCTACCCGGAGGTGCCCGGCCTGGCGATCGCCCAGCTCTCCCGCCGCGACGGCGTCGACGCGGTGCTCGTCACCCCCTGGCGCTGGGACGGTCAGGCCCGGTCCCGCCTGGAGCGGCCGGTGCCGCACCTCCCGCAGGCACCGCGAACCGCGCAGGACGCTCCGCCTGACGCCGCCGCCCTGCTTCCGTTCGACTGA
- a CDS encoding TIGR02678 family protein has protein sequence MELEPREAENRAARRRALRALLAGPLRTAGADDEVLRLIRRHATELREWLASETGWRLVVGADSARLFKTVATTSEATYPARDGKGKAPFGRRRYVLLCLALSVLEAADAQITLGRLAEGVLVAASDPELTAAGVTFTLGRRDERSDLVAVVRLLLSLGVLERVAGDEDAYLSNSGDALYDVHRRVLGSMLTGTRGPSTIDAAAFDTRLAELTAEPVPDTDDLRNRALRQRLTRRLLDEPVVYYDELADDERAYLAGQRHAITRRIEDATGLVTEMRAEGIAMVDPDDELTDVRMPEQRTDGHLTLLVAEYLAERAGAGQPVPLSRLRAYVRQQAAEHASYWRRGVTEPGADAELLATALEKLRALRLVADAPAEPDEPPAVLARPAIARYAVDAPTIRDRQTDAAPVGASRRARAAKNRGDRR, from the coding sequence ATGGAGCTAGAGCCGCGCGAGGCCGAGAACCGCGCCGCGCGACGCCGGGCACTGCGCGCGCTGCTGGCCGGGCCGCTGCGCACCGCCGGCGCCGACGACGAGGTGCTGCGGCTGATCCGACGGCACGCGACCGAGCTGCGAGAGTGGCTCGCGTCCGAGACCGGCTGGCGCCTGGTCGTCGGCGCGGACTCCGCCCGGCTGTTCAAGACCGTCGCGACCACCTCGGAAGCCACCTACCCGGCCAGGGACGGCAAGGGCAAGGCGCCCTTCGGCCGGCGCCGCTATGTGCTGCTGTGCCTGGCGCTGTCGGTGCTGGAGGCGGCCGACGCCCAGATCACCCTCGGCCGGCTGGCCGAGGGGGTGCTGGTCGCGGCGAGCGACCCGGAGCTCACCGCGGCGGGAGTCACCTTCACCCTGGGCCGCCGCGACGAACGCTCGGATCTGGTCGCGGTCGTGCGGCTGCTGCTCTCGCTCGGCGTGCTCGAGCGGGTCGCGGGCGACGAGGACGCCTACCTGTCCAACAGCGGCGACGCGCTGTACGACGTGCACCGCCGGGTGCTCGGGTCGATGCTGACCGGCACCCGCGGGCCGTCGACCATCGACGCGGCCGCCTTCGACACCAGGCTGGCCGAGCTCACCGCCGAGCCGGTGCCCGACACCGACGACCTGCGCAACCGGGCGCTGCGCCAGCGGCTGACCCGCCGGCTGCTGGACGAGCCGGTGGTCTACTACGACGAGCTCGCCGACGACGAGCGCGCCTACCTGGCCGGCCAGCGCCACGCGATCACCCGGCGGATCGAGGATGCCACCGGGCTGGTCACGGAGATGCGGGCCGAGGGAATCGCGATGGTCGACCCCGATGACGAGCTCACCGACGTGCGGATGCCCGAACAGCGCACCGACGGCCACCTCACTCTCCTCGTCGCCGAGTACCTGGCCGAGCGCGCCGGCGCCGGCCAGCCGGTGCCGCTCAGCCGGCTGCGCGCCTATGTCCGCCAACAGGCCGCCGAGCACGCCTCGTACTGGCGGCGCGGCGTCACCGAGCCCGGCGCGGACGCCGAGCTTCTCGCGACCGCGCTCGAGAAGCTGCGCGCACTGCGTCTGGTGGCCGACGCGCCCGCCGAGCCGGACGAGCCGCCCGCGGTCCTCGCCCGGCCGGCGATCGCGCGGTACGCCGTCGACGCGCCGACGATCAGGGACCGCCAGACCGACGCCGCGCCTGTCGGCGCCAGCCGCCGGGCCAGGGCCGCGAAGAACCGGGGAGACCGTCGGTGA